The following nucleotide sequence is from Pasteurella multocida.
AAATTCGGCAGGAAATGTCGTAGGTTTTGTAGATAAACATGCCGAGAGCGAAAGCGTTGTCATGAGTAAAATCAATAGTCTTAACATATTACACCTTAAACAGGATAAAAAATTGCGCGCGATTGTAGCAATAATCAGGCAATTAACAAAGTTTTTCATTTCGATATGAGGGCAAAAGTGCGGTGAGTTTTTGCTTTATTTCATAAGGCGTTGACTCCACAACGCCCTGTCTTGTTATTGAATGTGTAATTGCTGTGAATGGTGCGGAATTAACGTCGAACGGTGTCCAACACTGATCACAGTAATCTGAGGCAGTTCATCTTTCAGTAAGCGGTACATCGCATCTTCCAGTCCTTCATCCATGCTGGCAGTGGCTTCATCTAAGAAAACAACAGTAGGTTTATGCAATAAAATGCGAGCAAACGACAGACGTTGTTGTTCACCTAAAGAGAGTACCCGTGTCCAATCATTTTCTTGTTCTAGTTTATCGCTTAAATGCCCGAGTTGTACTTTCGCGAGTATGTCTATAACTTGTTGCTCATTCACGTCTTCAGGCGCCAGTTCAGGATAAAATAGGGCATCAAGTAGGCGACCTTGTGGCAAATAAGGTTTTTGAGAAAGAAACAGAGTATCTTGTTGTGGACGTTGAATTGTCCCACTAGCATAAGGCCATAGTCCCGCAATGGTTCTTAACAAGGTTGTTTTCCCTACACCAGAATGTCCTTGAATTAATAACCATGTACCGAGAGGAAATTGTAGGTTGAGCTTGTCAATTAAGGTTTTTCCTTGCGGGGTCTCTACGTTGAGATCATGAAAACCAATATCATGACGACTTTCTGTGAGCACTAATTTGCTTGGGCGATTAGCCGCTTTAATCGCGCTATGAAAGCCAGTTAAACGATTTAACACCGCACGATAAGCGGCAAAGTCATCATAGGAATTACGGAAAAAAGACAACGAGGATTGTACTCGACCAAAAGCACTGGAGGTTTGCATTAAATCGCCCAGTGTGATTTGTTGACGAAAATAACGTGTCACTTGAATCACCAGCGGAAAAACCACCGAAATCTGCGTAATGATTAAGTTAAAACCGGATAATTTCAAGGTGCGGTAGATTACTTGCCAAACGTTATCAATCACCTGATTAAATTGTGTGGTCAATAGACGTTTTTCCATTTTTTCACCACGATAAAAAGCAATGCTTTCAGCATATTCTTTCAGACGGATAAGTGAATAACGGTAGTTGGCGTTTAAGCGTTCATTGGCAAAATTGAGCTGAATTAACGGGCGACCGATTTTAAATGCCACAATACTGCTAAACAGCACGTAAATAAAGACCAAAAAGACCATCGCGTGAGGAATTTCAATATTGGCAATGGTCATCGGTCCAGAGAGATTCCATAAAATAATGGTAAACGCAATGATTGAAACGATAGAAGAAATTAACCCCGTCGCAAAATCTAAGCTGGTCGACACAAAGGAACTCACGTCTTGTTGAATACGTTGATCGGGGTTATCTAATTGGGCTTCTACATATTGCGTTTTGTAATACGCCTGATTTTCTGTCCATTTATTGAGCATTCTATTGTTGAGCCACATTCGCCAGTGGATCAAAAAACGTTTACTCAAGTAGTAAGTCAGTAGAGCGTTCGTAATACTTGAACTGGCGATCACGGCAAATACCACCATTTGCTGCCAAAAGACGGTTTCATTCATGTCTTGTAATGATTTGTACAACGCGTTGTACCAGTTTGATACCAAAATATCGATACGCACTGAAAGTAAATTGAAAAACACAATAATCATAAAATAAAACAGTGGTAAGAGATTGTGTTTGGGGTGGAAATAGTCTTCCGCCAAAAGCCAAAACTGGCGACCCCATTGCGTGGTTTTTGCCAAGATATAAACGGTGAGAGGAAAGAGTAACGTTGTCAATGAAAGGCTTTTTAGTAACCAAATAAAAGAATCATATAATTCTTGTGACCAATCCATAGCTGTTCCAAATTGAAATAATGTTTAAAAAACAAGCCAGTATTGTTAAAAATTTTGACATTTTTAGCAAGAAAAATGTGATTACGGTTAAATTTTTA
It contains:
- a CDS encoding ABC transporter ATP-binding protein/permease, producing the protein MDWSQELYDSFIWLLKSLSLTTLLFPLTVYILAKTTQWGRQFWLLAEDYFHPKHNLLPLFYFMIIVFFNLLSVRIDILVSNWYNALYKSLQDMNETVFWQQMVVFAVIASSSITNALLTYYLSKRFLIHWRMWLNNRMLNKWTENQAYYKTQYVEAQLDNPDQRIQQDVSSFVSTSLDFATGLISSIVSIIAFTIILWNLSGPMTIANIEIPHAMVFLVFIYVLFSSIVAFKIGRPLIQLNFANERLNANYRYSLIRLKEYAESIAFYRGEKMEKRLLTTQFNQVIDNVWQVIYRTLKLSGFNLIITQISVVFPLVIQVTRYFRQQITLGDLMQTSSAFGRVQSSLSFFRNSYDDFAAYRAVLNRLTGFHSAIKAANRPSKLVLTESRHDIGFHDLNVETPQGKTLIDKLNLQFPLGTWLLIQGHSGVGKTTLLRTIAGLWPYASGTIQRPQQDTLFLSQKPYLPQGRLLDALFYPELAPEDVNEQQVIDILAKVQLGHLSDKLEQENDWTRVLSLGEQQRLSFARILLHKPTVVFLDEATASMDEGLEDAMYRLLKDELPQITVISVGHRSTLIPHHSQQLHIQ